A section of the Spirosoma pollinicola genome encodes:
- the nuoK gene encoding NADH-quinone oxidoreductase subunit NuoK — protein sequence MQPTQDVLIPEVIQQIPLTYYLILSTALFVIGIIGVLTRRNAIIIFMSVELMLNAVNLLLIAFSSYRSDSAGQVFVFFIMAVAAAEVSVGLAIIVMIYRNTRSIDVGLLNKLKW from the coding sequence ATGCAACCCACGCAGGACGTCCTCATTCCGGAAGTCATTCAACAAATACCGCTTACGTACTACCTGATTCTCAGTACCGCGCTTTTCGTTATCGGCATCATAGGTGTATTAACCCGGCGCAACGCAATTATTATCTTTATGTCCGTTGAGCTAATGCTCAATGCGGTCAATTTGTTACTAATTGCGTTCTCGTCGTACCGTTCCGACTCTGCGGGGCAGGTATTCGTCTTTTTTATTATGGCCGTCGCTGCCGCCGAAGTATCGGTTGGTCTGGCCATTATTGTCATGATTTACCGCAATACCCGTTCTATCGACGTGGGATTGCTCAATAAATTGAAATGGTAA
- a CDS encoding complex I subunit 4 family protein: protein MLTLFLILYPAVAATLIFLIGGERIKQIALVAALVELALAGYAFFVFTPDATSQFGFDYPWISSLGIRLSAGIDGISVLLVLLTGLLVPFIVLSTFNRTYKQPATFYALMLFMQAALMGVFTARDGFLFYFFFEAALIPIYFLAAMWGGENRIPVTFKFFVYTIFGSLFMLLALVYLYFQTPATDVATHSSAIADFYKLKLTPEAQNWVFWAFFIAFAIKMPVFPFHTWQPDTYVEAPTPATMLLAGIMLKMGVYGLIRFILPIVPLGVETWGKTAIILAVIGIIYGAIIAIRQRDMKRLIAYSSFSHVGLMAAGVFSQTETGMQGALVQMLAHGINVVGLFFVADIIFSRTNTRQLDQLGGITQSTPKLTVYFLIILLGSVALPLTNGFIGEFLLLHGVFTYNHYLGLAAGFTIIFGAVYMLRMFQKSMFGPTSSRTESFADLTTSESWVFIPLIVLVFWIGIYPHTFLKVTEPAVANLMKYIGTTAVSMK, encoded by the coding sequence ATGCTTACTCTTTTTCTTATTCTTTACCCTGCCGTAGCGGCCACCCTGATTTTTCTTATTGGGGGAGAGCGGATAAAACAGATCGCTTTGGTAGCCGCACTGGTCGAGCTTGCGCTGGCTGGTTATGCTTTTTTTGTCTTTACCCCCGATGCCACTTCGCAATTTGGCTTCGATTATCCCTGGATCAGTTCATTGGGTATCCGGTTGAGCGCAGGTATCGACGGTATCAGTGTTCTGCTGGTACTGCTGACAGGGCTGCTGGTGCCGTTTATCGTTTTATCGACCTTTAATCGAACCTATAAACAACCTGCCACATTCTATGCCCTAATGCTGTTTATGCAGGCGGCACTAATGGGCGTTTTTACGGCCCGCGATGGTTTTCTGTTTTACTTCTTCTTCGAAGCGGCACTGATCCCGATTTACTTCCTGGCTGCTATGTGGGGTGGCGAAAACCGGATTCCGGTTACGTTTAAATTCTTCGTTTATACCATCTTTGGCAGTCTGTTCATGTTGTTAGCGCTGGTCTATCTTTATTTCCAGACACCTGCAACAGACGTGGCCACCCACTCATCGGCTATCGCTGATTTTTACAAGCTCAAGCTTACTCCCGAAGCGCAGAACTGGGTTTTCTGGGCCTTCTTCATCGCCTTCGCGATCAAGATGCCGGTGTTCCCGTTTCACACCTGGCAACCCGATACCTATGTCGAAGCGCCAACCCCTGCCACCATGCTATTGGCGGGTATCATGCTCAAAATGGGGGTTTACGGCCTGATTCGCTTTATTCTTCCCATTGTACCGCTTGGCGTAGAAACCTGGGGGAAAACCGCCATCATTTTAGCTGTTATCGGTATTATATACGGAGCGATCATTGCCATTCGTCAGCGCGACATGAAACGGCTGATTGCTTACTCGTCGTTCTCACACGTTGGCCTGATGGCTGCTGGCGTTTTCTCCCAAACAGAAACCGGGATGCAGGGCGCACTGGTGCAAATGCTCGCGCATGGTATCAATGTAGTAGGCTTGTTTTTTGTTGCCGACATTATCTTCTCGCGCACAAATACCCGCCAGCTCGACCAACTCGGTGGTATTACTCAATCAACACCTAAACTGACCGTCTATTTCCTGATTATACTGTTAGGAAGTGTAGCATTACCGCTTACGAATGGGTTCATCGGTGAGTTTTTATTGTTGCATGGAGTCTTTACCTACAATCATTATCTGGGTCTGGCGGCTGGGTTTACCATTATTTTTGGTGCCGTATACATGCTTCGTATGTTCCAGAAAAGTATGTTCGGTCCTACCTCGTCCCGTACTGAATCATTCGCTGACCTGACCACCTCTGAAAGCTGGGTATTTATCCCGTTGATTGTGCTGGTCTTCTGGATAGGCATTTACCCACATACATTCCTAAAAGTAACCGAACCTGCTGTGGCTAACCTGATGAAGTACATCGGCACGACGGCGGTATCAATGAAATAA
- a CDS encoding NADH-quinone oxidoreductase subunit N has product MFPIVLLSVFGIALLFLGFLKSKAILLPATLLFLLITLAVNFLDWNKTYLYFNDMLRTNNLGMVFTAIILLSAFLVVALSGSLLENEESQPAEYYAIILFSLVGAIMMVSYENLIMLFVGVEILSVAMYVLTGSDKRNLRSNEAALKYFLMGAFTTGIMLFGMALLYGATGSFTLGGIGAYSAHSQGLSLLLYVGLLMLLIGLLFKVSAAPFHFWTPDVYDGAPTIFTAFMSTVVKTAGFAALFRLLSVSFVGVYGFWWTILAIIAAITLLVGNVTAVYQNSFKRMMAYSSISHAGYLLIGLAALGALTKQAIVFYSLAYSVATISAFGILLLVARQRSIQTITSEGVTSENFDSFNGLARQNPFLGFAMTVSMLSLAGIPLTAGFWGKFYMFSTAVERGQIWLLVIAVLMSAVGIYYYFRVIIAMYFRDGATEAIQVAPFYKYVLLAATLLTLGLGIAPGLLQGLF; this is encoded by the coding sequence ATGTTTCCAATTGTTCTGTTATCGGTTTTTGGCATAGCACTGCTGTTCCTTGGCTTCCTGAAGTCAAAAGCAATTCTGCTGCCTGCAACCCTACTGTTTTTGCTTATCACACTGGCAGTCAACTTTCTCGACTGGAATAAAACATATCTGTATTTCAATGATATGTTGCGGACAAATAACCTCGGCATGGTGTTTACCGCTATTATACTACTGTCTGCTTTTCTTGTTGTTGCCTTGTCGGGCAGTTTACTGGAAAATGAAGAATCTCAACCAGCTGAATATTACGCCATTATCCTCTTTTCACTGGTAGGGGCTATTATGATGGTCAGTTACGAAAACCTGATCATGCTGTTCGTTGGAGTTGAAATTCTATCTGTTGCCATGTATGTGCTAACCGGTAGTGACAAACGAAACCTACGCTCGAACGAAGCCGCGCTGAAGTATTTTCTGATGGGAGCTTTCACAACCGGTATTATGCTGTTTGGCATGGCACTCCTGTATGGCGCCACTGGTTCGTTTACATTAGGTGGTATTGGTGCCTATTCAGCCCATTCGCAGGGGCTTTCGTTATTGCTTTATGTGGGCTTATTGATGTTGCTCATTGGCTTACTCTTCAAAGTGTCGGCAGCACCTTTCCATTTCTGGACGCCTGACGTTTACGATGGAGCACCTACCATCTTCACCGCTTTTATGTCTACCGTTGTTAAAACGGCTGGTTTTGCCGCCCTATTCCGGCTATTATCGGTTTCGTTTGTGGGCGTGTATGGATTTTGGTGGACTATCCTGGCTATCATTGCCGCCATTACTCTCCTTGTAGGCAATGTCACAGCGGTCTATCAAAATAGCTTCAAGCGTATGATGGCGTATTCCAGTATTTCACACGCTGGCTATTTGCTGATCGGTCTGGCCGCTTTAGGCGCACTAACCAAACAAGCTATCGTATTTTATTCACTCGCTTATTCGGTCGCTACTATTTCTGCTTTTGGTATTTTATTGCTGGTCGCCAGGCAGCGGAGTATTCAGACGATCACCAGCGAAGGGGTAACAAGTGAAAACTTTGATTCATTTAATGGTCTGGCTAGGCAAAATCCATTTTTAGGCTTCGCCATGACCGTATCCATGTTGTCGCTGGCAGGAATCCCATTAACGGCGGGTTTCTGGGGTAAATTTTATATGTTCTCAACGGCTGTTGAGCGTGGACAAATCTGGTTGCTTGTGATCGCTGTGCTGATGTCGGCAGTTGGTATCTACTATTATTTCCGCGTCATCATCGCAATGTACTTCCGCGATGGCGCAACGGAGGCCATCCAAGTGGCTCCTTTTTATAAGTATGTTTTGCTGGCCGCCACCTTATTAACCTTGGGGTTAGGAATAGCTCCGGGCCTTTTACAAGGACTTTTCTAG
- the nuoL gene encoding NADH-quinone oxidoreductase subunit L, producing MKIELLCALIPLFPLLGFLINGLGFRQIPKGLAGVISTAAVLASFLLSIYLFSSFASDSQPIVATLFDWISVGDLHINFSFQIDQLSLLMLLVVTGVGSLIHLYSIGYMSHDEGFGKFMSFLNLFIFFMLLLVMGSNYVIMFIGWEGVGLCSYLLIGFWNKNISYNNAARKAFVMNRIGDLGFLLGIFMLINTFGTVEYIDIFKQATSLAIGDKTVLAITLLLFVGAMGKSAQVPLYTWLPDAMAGPTPVSALIHAATMVTAGIYMVVRSNVLYTLSPLTLEIVGGIAIVTALLAASIGLLQNDIKKVLAYSTVSQLGYMFLGLSATAYTAGMFHVITHAFFKALLFLGAGSVIHAMSDEQDIRKMGGLRKSLPITFITFLIGTVAISGLPPFAGFFSKDEILAHVFEHNKLLWALGVLGSGLTSFYMFRLLFLTFFGEFRGTEEQRHHLHESPISMTLPLIVLAVLSAIGGGLNLPGGGWLSHFMAPIFEGSRLISPEAFAESTVEHSTEYILMAVSAGVALLALVIAYIMYISRQAIPAPESSERSLPEQVIYNKYYVDELYETIIIRPIRGLGDTLYSFGEGLVDGVVNGVAWLVQKSSAQLRLLQSGSIGFYVLAMVVSIVVIFALRFFIRL from the coding sequence ATGAAAATAGAATTACTCTGTGCGTTAATTCCGCTCTTTCCGTTACTTGGCTTTCTTATCAATGGCCTCGGCTTTCGTCAGATACCGAAAGGTCTGGCCGGAGTGATCTCAACAGCGGCTGTGCTGGCGTCCTTTCTGCTGTCTATTTATCTGTTCAGCTCCTTCGCCAGCGACTCTCAACCTATAGTTGCTACGCTCTTTGACTGGATCAGTGTCGGCGATTTACACATCAACTTCTCGTTCCAGATCGATCAGCTATCCTTGTTGATGCTGCTCGTTGTAACGGGCGTCGGCTCGCTGATTCACCTGTACAGCATTGGCTACATGAGCCACGACGAAGGATTTGGCAAGTTTATGTCATTCCTGAACCTCTTTATTTTCTTTATGCTGTTGCTGGTGATGGGGTCAAACTACGTCATCATGTTCATTGGCTGGGAGGGTGTAGGGCTTTGTTCGTATCTGCTCATCGGCTTCTGGAACAAGAACATCAGCTACAACAATGCCGCCCGAAAAGCCTTCGTCATGAACCGTATTGGGGATTTGGGCTTTTTGCTGGGCATATTCATGCTCATCAACACGTTCGGCACGGTTGAGTACATCGACATTTTTAAACAGGCTACGAGTTTAGCGATAGGTGATAAAACAGTACTAGCCATTACGCTGCTGCTGTTTGTTGGCGCTATGGGTAAATCAGCACAGGTTCCGCTCTATACGTGGTTGCCTGATGCTATGGCTGGTCCAACCCCCGTATCAGCCCTGATCCACGCAGCGACCATGGTAACGGCGGGTATTTATATGGTTGTTCGGTCGAACGTCCTTTACACGCTCTCTCCGCTCACGCTCGAAATCGTTGGCGGTATTGCTATTGTAACGGCACTGCTGGCGGCTTCAATCGGGCTACTTCAAAACGACATCAAGAAAGTACTTGCCTACTCTACCGTTTCACAATTAGGCTACATGTTTCTTGGCCTGAGCGCAACGGCTTACACGGCGGGTATGTTCCACGTTATTACGCACGCCTTTTTCAAAGCCCTTCTATTCCTGGGGGCTGGTAGCGTTATTCACGCCATGTCCGACGAACAGGATATTCGGAAGATGGGTGGTTTGCGGAAATCATTGCCCATCACATTTATTACCTTTCTAATTGGAACGGTAGCTATTTCGGGTTTACCACCCTTTGCCGGGTTCTTCTCGAAAGATGAAATTCTGGCTCACGTATTTGAGCACAATAAACTGCTTTGGGCATTAGGCGTTCTGGGTTCCGGTCTAACGTCTTTCTATATGTTCCGGTTGCTGTTTCTGACGTTCTTTGGCGAGTTCCGGGGAACGGAAGAACAAAGGCACCATCTGCACGAGTCCCCTATATCCATGACTCTTCCTCTAATCGTTTTGGCTGTGTTGTCGGCTATCGGTGGCGGATTGAATCTGCCGGGTGGTGGCTGGCTGAGTCATTTTATGGCCCCCATCTTCGAAGGGTCAAGGCTGATAAGTCCCGAAGCTTTTGCCGAATCGACCGTTGAGCATAGTACAGAATACATATTGATGGCTGTTTCGGCAGGTGTTGCTTTGCTGGCACTTGTTATTGCCTATATCATGTACATTAGCCGTCAGGCTATACCGGCTCCTGAATCGAGCGAACGTTCACTACCTGAGCAGGTGATCTACAACAAATATTATGTTGACGAACTGTATGAAACCATCATTATTCGGCCAATCCGTGGGTTGGGTGACACGCTCTATAGTTTCGGCGAAGGGCTTGTCGATGGTGTTGTCAATGGCGTAGCCTGGCTTGTGCAGAAAAGTTCGGCGCAGTTGCGGTTATTGCAAAGCGGCTCAATTGGCTTTTATGTTCTGGCAATGGTCGTGAGTATCGTCGTCATTTTTGCCCTACGGTTCTTCATTCGGTTATAA